The Xiphophorus maculatus strain JP 163 A chromosome 21, X_maculatus-5.0-male, whole genome shotgun sequence genome window below encodes:
- the lrrc31 gene encoding leucine-rich repeat-containing protein 31 isoform X1: MEAAEGQRGRDGGSQRRSPFDVIMSQIRRKRSASDRKPLGRFLSRTSERTAIPEDAESENRGQSPGAAAPVESLRDAGWGRVCVFLQKMGKKADSSSLSLAHCDLTATDLLELASLLQFLPQLEEMDVSWNELIGGSLTALTSHLQHVGGIRTLKLCSCRLNADDVAALGEALPSLPGLEILDLSWNSSVGGALQSLLGKLQPSVRELHLVACELTAADAAALGGLVAVLPKLCVLDVSCNPRLTQEVDAGGFGQLAASLSHAVSLTVLRLQACGLRPDNLEALGASLRCLPSVRHLDLSCNRSLTGGLSRLSSHLPHMAHLESLDLHLCRLKRADLEVLIQVLPSLTALTALDVSSNKEAGGAVHQLVSVLPLTQMRRLPMSSCRLTEESFTALALVAPYLRSLDVSWCKVVGGRLPLLMDALQPSVVLELRLSSCGLTTDDLGHLADVCRRGCVSSLRVLDLSYNDSVGDAGWAALFAAGGLGSLEEADLSLRPLTSAPCSAWLPSLLGALPRMPALVRLAMQRWSAGPQEEQQLRFSMKNRNIRLDWDPDGSDWKTSSQEDSQAEE, translated from the exons AGGGTCAGCGGGGGCGAGACGGAGGCAGCCAGAGACGATCCCCCTTCGACGTCATCATGAGTCAGATCCGCAGGAAGCGCTCAGCATCAGACAGGAAGCCACTGGGCCGCTTCCTGTCGCGAACCTCAGAGCGGACGGCGATCCCTGAGGACGCAGAGTCCGAGAACAGAGGACAGAGTCCAG GCGCTGCGGCGCCGGTGGAGAGCCTGCGTGATGCCGGCTGGGGAagagtgtgtgttttcctgcagaAGATGGGGAAGAAAGCGGACAGCAGCAGTCTGAGTCTGGCTCACTGCGATCTGACGGCTACAGACCTGCTGGAGCTCG CATCGCTGCTCCAGTTCCTCCCTCAGCTGGAGGAGATGGACGTCTCTTGGAACGAGCTGATTGGTGGCAGTCTGACAGCGTTGACCTCTCACCTCCAACATGTGGGTGGGATCAGGACGCTGAagctctgcagctgcaggctGAACGCGGACGATGTCGCCGCTCTGG GTGAAGCCCTCCCTTCTCTTCCTGGGTTGGAGATCCTCGATCTGTCCTGGAACAGCAGCGTTGGCGGCGCTTTGCAAAGCCTGCTGGGTAAACTTCAGCCATCAGTGAGGGAGCTCCACCTGGTGGCCTGTGAGCTCACTGCAGCGGACGCTGCTGCTCTGG GAGGCCTGGTGGCCGTTCTGCCTAAACTCTGTGTGTTGGACGTTTCCTGTAACCCTCGGCTCACACAGGAAGTGGACGCTGGCGGCTTCGGGCAGCTGGCCGCCTCCCTGTCCCACGCCGTCTCCCTGACCGTGCTGCGGCTGCAGGCCTGCGGGTTGAGACCCGACAACCTTGAGGCTCTCG GTGCTTCCCTGCGCTGCCTGCCCTCGGTGCGCCACCTGGACCTGTCCTGTAACAGAAGTCTAACTGGAGGACTGAGTCGACTCTCCTCTCACCTGCCTCACATGGCTCACCTGGAGAGCCTGGACCTCCACCTGTGCCGCCTCAAACGCGCCGACCTGGAGGTTCTGA TCCAGGTGCTGCCTTCCCTGACGGCGCTGACGGCGCTCGACGTTTCGTCCAATAAGGAGGCGGGAGGCGCGGTCCACCAGCTGGTGTCGGTGCTGCCGCTGACTCAGATGAGGAGGCTGCCGATGAGCAGCTGCAGGCTGACGGAGGAGTCCTTCACCGCCCTGG CTCTGGTGGCGCCGTACCTGCGCAGCCTGGATGTTTCCTGGTGTAAGGTGGTGGGCGGTCGCCTGCCGCTGCTGATGGACGCGCTGCAGCCGTCCGTGGTCCTGGAGCTCCGCCTCAGCAGCTGCGGCCTCACCACCGACGACCTGGGTCACCTAG CTGACGTGTGCAGACGCGGCTGCGTGTCCTCCCTCCGGGTCCTGGACTTGTCCTACAACGACTCGGTCGGGGACGCCGGCTGGGCGGCGCTGTTTGCGGCGGGCGGCCTGGGCTCGCTGGAGGAGGCCGACCTCAGCCTCCGACCTTTGACCTCGGCTCCCTGCTCGGCCTGGCTGCCCTCGCTGCTCGGGGCTCTGCCTCGGATGCCGGCGCTGGTCCGGCTGGCCATGCAGCGCTGGAGCGCCGGGCcgcaggaggagcagcagctgcgGTTCAGCATGAAGAACCGGAACATCCGGCTGGACTGGGATCCGGACGGTTCGGACTGGAAGACCAGCAGCCAGGAGGATAGTCAGGCTGAGGAGTAG
- the lrrc31 gene encoding leucine-rich repeat-containing protein 31 isoform X2, which translates to MEAAEGQRGRDGGSQRRSPFDVIMSQIRRKRSASDRKPLGRFLSRTSERTAIPEDAESENRGQSPGAAAPVESLRDAGWGRVCVFLQKMGKKADSSSLSLAHCDLTATDLLELASLLQFLPQLEEMDVSWNELIGGSLTALTSHLQHVGGIRTLKLCSCRLNADDVAALGEALPSLPGLEILDLSWNSSVGGALQSLLGKLQPSVRELHLVACELTAADAAALGGLVAVLPKLCVLDVSCNPRLTQEVDAGGFGQLAASLSHAVSLTVLRLQACGLRPDNLEALGASLRCLPSVRHLDLSCNRSLTGGLSRLSSHLPHMAHLESLDLHLCRLKRADLEVLPSLTALTALDVSSNKEAGGAVHQLVSVLPLTQMRRLPMSSCRLTEESFTALALVAPYLRSLDVSWCKVVGGRLPLLMDALQPSVVLELRLSSCGLTTDDLGHLADVCRRGCVSSLRVLDLSYNDSVGDAGWAALFAAGGLGSLEEADLSLRPLTSAPCSAWLPSLLGALPRMPALVRLAMQRWSAGPQEEQQLRFSMKNRNIRLDWDPDGSDWKTSSQEDSQAEE; encoded by the exons AGGGTCAGCGGGGGCGAGACGGAGGCAGCCAGAGACGATCCCCCTTCGACGTCATCATGAGTCAGATCCGCAGGAAGCGCTCAGCATCAGACAGGAAGCCACTGGGCCGCTTCCTGTCGCGAACCTCAGAGCGGACGGCGATCCCTGAGGACGCAGAGTCCGAGAACAGAGGACAGAGTCCAG GCGCTGCGGCGCCGGTGGAGAGCCTGCGTGATGCCGGCTGGGGAagagtgtgtgttttcctgcagaAGATGGGGAAGAAAGCGGACAGCAGCAGTCTGAGTCTGGCTCACTGCGATCTGACGGCTACAGACCTGCTGGAGCTCG CATCGCTGCTCCAGTTCCTCCCTCAGCTGGAGGAGATGGACGTCTCTTGGAACGAGCTGATTGGTGGCAGTCTGACAGCGTTGACCTCTCACCTCCAACATGTGGGTGGGATCAGGACGCTGAagctctgcagctgcaggctGAACGCGGACGATGTCGCCGCTCTGG GTGAAGCCCTCCCTTCTCTTCCTGGGTTGGAGATCCTCGATCTGTCCTGGAACAGCAGCGTTGGCGGCGCTTTGCAAAGCCTGCTGGGTAAACTTCAGCCATCAGTGAGGGAGCTCCACCTGGTGGCCTGTGAGCTCACTGCAGCGGACGCTGCTGCTCTGG GAGGCCTGGTGGCCGTTCTGCCTAAACTCTGTGTGTTGGACGTTTCCTGTAACCCTCGGCTCACACAGGAAGTGGACGCTGGCGGCTTCGGGCAGCTGGCCGCCTCCCTGTCCCACGCCGTCTCCCTGACCGTGCTGCGGCTGCAGGCCTGCGGGTTGAGACCCGACAACCTTGAGGCTCTCG GTGCTTCCCTGCGCTGCCTGCCCTCGGTGCGCCACCTGGACCTGTCCTGTAACAGAAGTCTAACTGGAGGACTGAGTCGACTCTCCTCTCACCTGCCTCACATGGCTCACCTGGAGAGCCTGGACCTCCACCTGTGCCGCCTCAAACGCGCCGACCTGGAG GTGCTGCCTTCCCTGACGGCGCTGACGGCGCTCGACGTTTCGTCCAATAAGGAGGCGGGAGGCGCGGTCCACCAGCTGGTGTCGGTGCTGCCGCTGACTCAGATGAGGAGGCTGCCGATGAGCAGCTGCAGGCTGACGGAGGAGTCCTTCACCGCCCTGG CTCTGGTGGCGCCGTACCTGCGCAGCCTGGATGTTTCCTGGTGTAAGGTGGTGGGCGGTCGCCTGCCGCTGCTGATGGACGCGCTGCAGCCGTCCGTGGTCCTGGAGCTCCGCCTCAGCAGCTGCGGCCTCACCACCGACGACCTGGGTCACCTAG CTGACGTGTGCAGACGCGGCTGCGTGTCCTCCCTCCGGGTCCTGGACTTGTCCTACAACGACTCGGTCGGGGACGCCGGCTGGGCGGCGCTGTTTGCGGCGGGCGGCCTGGGCTCGCTGGAGGAGGCCGACCTCAGCCTCCGACCTTTGACCTCGGCTCCCTGCTCGGCCTGGCTGCCCTCGCTGCTCGGGGCTCTGCCTCGGATGCCGGCGCTGGTCCGGCTGGCCATGCAGCGCTGGAGCGCCGGGCcgcaggaggagcagcagctgcgGTTCAGCATGAAGAACCGGAACATCCGGCTGGACTGGGATCCGGACGGTTCGGACTGGAAGACCAGCAGCCAGGAGGATAGTCAGGCTGAGGAGTAG